One genomic region from Anabaena sp. PCC 7108 encodes:
- a CDS encoding ADP-ribosylglycohydrolase family protein translates to MRYSLVNRVRGIFLGAFLGENLARQNPGNLGNVAILGSKSLIAAGRLDLDDWLRLYQQASVEVETTETAWGKIILATLPVAIFFHEDDIKLKQNLQQVLQIWQIEPIIQDAALVIGYAIAQSLTEKLHPRTLIPQTISFLGKTPTSLPQNLFTVNSLLQQGAGLEQARTELSKQEELSNNIALAFYCFLSTLEDFRLAVLRATDQNNHRMPNIWSLKSQTISAITGALSGAYNSTTGIPVNWQVSFSVTKPAWGMGSFAQILELADALVGVWSGLYDLEPEKSVLSDLDSLLIFAAPRVIRPR, encoded by the coding sequence ATGCGTTATTCTCTCGTAAATCGGGTTAGAGGTATTTTTCTGGGAGCGTTCCTAGGGGAAAATTTAGCTAGACAGAATCCTGGTAATTTAGGTAATGTAGCGATTCTGGGTAGCAAAAGTTTAATTGCAGCAGGTAGATTAGATTTAGATGATTGGTTAAGGCTTTACCAACAAGCCTCTGTAGAGGTAGAAACAACAGAGACTGCTTGGGGAAAAATAATTTTAGCCACTTTACCAGTGGCAATTTTTTTTCATGAAGATGATATTAAACTTAAACAAAACCTACAGCAAGTATTACAAATTTGGCAGATTGAGCCGATAATACAAGATGCGGCTCTAGTTATAGGATATGCGATCGCACAATCTCTAACAGAAAAACTCCACCCGCGAACTCTCATTCCCCAAACAATTTCTTTTCTGGGAAAGACACCAACTTCCTTACCACAAAATTTATTCACAGTCAATAGCTTATTACAACAAGGAGCGGGATTAGAACAAGCGCGAACTGAGTTGAGTAAGCAAGAAGAACTGAGTAACAATATTGCATTAGCCTTTTACTGCTTTTTGAGTACATTAGAAGACTTCCGGCTGGCAGTTTTACGGGCTACTGATCAAAATAATCATCGAATGCCAAATATCTGGTCTTTAAAATCACAAACCATAAGTGCAATTACTGGGGCATTATCAGGCGCATATAATAGTACAACAGGTATTCCCGTAAATTGGCAGGTTTCATTCTCAGTCACAAAGCCAGCATGGGGAATGGGTAGTTTTGCCCAGATATTAGAATTAGCTGATGCACTGGTAGGAGTCTGGTCAGGACTTTATGACCTTGAGCCAGAGAAGAGTGTATTATCAGACTTAGATTCACTGTTAATATTTGCCGCACCACGGGTTATTCGCCCGCGCTAA
- the aroQ gene encoding type II 3-dehydroquinate dehydratase, which translates to MNGHAVVNNLKVLELTLIPLSILVLHGPNLNLLGQREPGIYGSLTLEDINRLLEAEGLKFQAKITTLQSNHEGVLLDTIHGALGQYQGIVINAGAYTHTSVALRDAIAAVNLPTVEVHLSNIYRREDFRHHSYIAPVVIGQISGFGVQSYLLGLQALVQHLRKDEV; encoded by the coding sequence ATGAACGGTCACGCCGTCGTTAATAACCTCAAGGTTTTGGAGTTGACGTTGATACCTTTAAGTATTTTAGTACTGCATGGGCCAAACCTGAATTTACTAGGACAGCGAGAACCGGGTATTTACGGTTCTCTAACCCTAGAGGATATTAATCGCCTCTTAGAAGCAGAAGGATTAAAGTTCCAGGCAAAAATTACGACTTTACAGTCAAATCATGAAGGAGTTTTACTAGATACTATTCACGGGGCTTTAGGGCAATATCAGGGAATTGTGATTAATGCCGGAGCATATACCCATACAAGTGTAGCTTTACGCGATGCCATCGCTGCTGTAAACTTACCTACGGTAGAAGTACACCTGAGTAATATTTATCGTCGAGAAGATTTTCGACATCATTCTTATATCGCCCCGGTAGTGATTGGTCAAATTAGTGGTTTTGGTGTCCAAAGTTATTTGTTGGGTTTACAAGCACTAGTACAGCATCTAAGAAAAGACGAAGTTTAA